In Symmachiella dynata, the following are encoded in one genomic region:
- a CDS encoding DUF1761 domain-containing protein, which produces MYYHISHVNYLAVLVATLASFMLGGWWYSASGFGRSWLAAIGKSKNELGSPAVAMSLTFVSTFFTAIILAMLINALGDPSLFRGARLGFILGVGIVATSMFSDYLFSGNSLELFLIQAGYRVVLLTIMGGIIGVWG; this is translated from the coding sequence ATGTATTACCATATCTCGCACGTGAATTATTTGGCCGTGCTGGTGGCCACCCTCGCCAGTTTCATGTTGGGCGGGTGGTGGTATTCGGCGTCCGGCTTTGGTCGCTCGTGGTTAGCGGCGATCGGCAAGTCGAAGAATGAACTGGGCAGCCCGGCGGTGGCGATGTCCCTGACGTTTGTGAGCACCTTTTTCACAGCGATTATCTTGGCGATGCTGATCAACGCCTTGGGCGATCCGAGTTTGTTTCGAGGGGCTCGCTTAGGATTCATCTTGGGGGTCGGCATCGTGGCGACTTCGATGTTTTCCGATTACTTGTTCAGTGGCAACTCGCTGGAGTTGTTTTTGATTCAAGCCGGTTATCGCGTCGTGTTGCTGACCATCATGGGGGGCATCATCGGCGTTTGGGGTTAA
- the holA gene encoding DNA polymerase III subunit delta — translation MDAIEYLKSPAKQDHGTAVAIYGAEQYLKSAALKVVADQILGREDEDALPTRFTGKDAELVRVLDELRTVSMWSDCRLVIVDNADDFVSKYRAGLEKYLDKPAKKSVLVLDLKSWPKNTKLAKKVAKVGLDINCASLKPAQVPRWIAAHARQKYGKTIDGPAAQILVELAGTSLAQLDTELDKLSTYVGETEKIDAEAVRILVGGWRAETTWAMLDAVRDGQVGQAIGLLDKLLAAGEAPMKLLGGINFTYRRIAKATEISRHGMPLADALKSAGMQPFVVGKIVSYMRRIGRPRAEQIYGWLADADMDLKGSSSLSDRAVLELLLLRLGGRAGT, via the coding sequence ATGGATGCGATTGAATACCTCAAATCTCCGGCCAAGCAGGATCACGGAACCGCTGTCGCTATTTATGGAGCGGAGCAATATCTGAAGTCGGCGGCGCTCAAGGTGGTTGCGGATCAGATTTTGGGGCGTGAAGACGAAGATGCACTCCCCACCCGTTTTACCGGCAAGGATGCCGAATTGGTGCGGGTGTTGGACGAACTGCGCACGGTGTCGATGTGGAGCGATTGCCGGTTGGTGATCGTCGATAATGCGGACGATTTCGTCTCAAAGTATCGCGCGGGTTTGGAAAAGTATCTTGATAAACCGGCGAAAAAATCGGTGCTGGTTTTGGATCTCAAATCCTGGCCCAAGAATACCAAGCTGGCCAAGAAAGTCGCCAAGGTCGGATTGGACATCAATTGTGCGTCGCTCAAACCGGCGCAAGTCCCGCGGTGGATTGCCGCACACGCGCGGCAGAAGTATGGCAAGACCATTGACGGCCCAGCGGCGCAGATCTTGGTCGAACTGGCCGGAACCAGCTTGGCGCAGTTGGACACCGAGTTGGACAAACTGTCGACGTATGTCGGTGAGACTGAAAAAATTGACGCCGAAGCGGTGCGGATTCTGGTTGGAGGCTGGCGTGCCGAGACGACCTGGGCCATGTTGGACGCCGTTCGCGACGGTCAGGTCGGACAGGCGATCGGATTGTTGGATAAACTATTGGCTGCTGGGGAAGCTCCCATGAAATTGTTGGGGGGCATCAATTTTACCTACCGCCGCATCGCCAAAGCGACGGAGATTTCCCGGCATGGGATGCCGTTGGCCGATGCGCTCAAATCGGCGGGAATGCAACCCTTTGTTGTGGGGAAGATCGTTTCCTATATGCGGAGAATCGGCCGCCCCCGGGCGGAGCAGATCTACGGTTGGTTGGCTGATGCGGATATGGACCTCAAGGGAAGCAGCTCCTTGTCTGATCGGGCGGTGCTGGAGTTGTTGCTGTTGCGGTTAGGTGGCCGCGCGGGCACCTGA
- the gcvT gene encoding glycine cleavage system aminomethyltransferase GcvT: MNETACHAWHVAAGGRMVDFAGWDMPVQYSTIIDEHNAVRQAAGLFDIAHMGRIYFRGPDAAVVLDSIVTNDVISMEVGQVRYALVTNDAGGILDDVLVYRFPDFYLLVVNASNREKIVSWIENFREDFDVEVDDATLQQFMLAIQGPLAEEILSPHVEVDLTEIGYYSAVETSVLGHPGLVSRTGYTGEDGFEVIVSNEQAVELWEKLIADGKERGLLPAGLGCRDTLRLEAAMPLYGHELNEQIDPYTAGLGFAVKLDAGDFIGQPAVAVAKEKKDRRKRVGLELEGRRIAREGAELILRDATIGEVTSGTFSPTLQKSIAMGYIDQEQSAVGTVLEVDIRGKRALATVVPLPFYKRS; this comes from the coding sequence GTGAATGAAACCGCCTGTCATGCTTGGCATGTTGCTGCCGGAGGCCGTATGGTCGACTTTGCGGGCTGGGATATGCCCGTGCAGTATTCGACGATTATCGATGAACATAACGCCGTCCGGCAAGCAGCCGGGTTGTTCGACATTGCGCATATGGGGCGCATCTATTTTCGCGGACCCGACGCGGCTGTGGTGCTGGATTCGATCGTCACCAACGACGTGATTTCCATGGAAGTCGGTCAGGTGCGTTACGCGTTGGTGACCAATGACGCGGGCGGAATTCTTGACGATGTGCTGGTCTATCGATTTCCGGATTTCTATCTACTCGTAGTCAATGCTTCGAATCGCGAAAAAATAGTGAGTTGGATCGAAAACTTTCGCGAAGACTTTGACGTTGAGGTAGACGACGCAACGCTACAGCAATTCATGCTGGCGATCCAAGGCCCGCTGGCCGAAGAGATTCTCTCTCCACACGTGGAAGTCGATCTTACCGAAATAGGCTACTACAGTGCGGTCGAAACGTCAGTGTTGGGGCATCCCGGATTGGTCAGCCGCACTGGTTATACCGGCGAAGATGGGTTCGAGGTGATTGTCAGCAATGAACAGGCAGTGGAATTGTGGGAAAAGTTAATTGCTGACGGTAAAGAGCGGGGTTTGCTTCCCGCGGGACTGGGGTGCCGTGATACATTGCGTTTAGAAGCGGCTATGCCGTTGTATGGGCATGAGCTGAATGAACAGATCGATCCCTATACCGCGGGTTTGGGATTCGCCGTGAAACTGGATGCGGGTGATTTTATCGGCCAACCGGCTGTGGCTGTCGCCAAAGAAAAAAAGGACCGTCGTAAACGCGTCGGCCTAGAACTGGAAGGCCGCCGCATTGCCCGCGAAGGTGCCGAATTAATTTTACGGGACGCAACCATCGGAGAAGTCACCTCCGGTACGTTCTCGCCCACGCTGCAAAAATCGATCGCCATGGGCTACATCGACCAGGAGCAGTCAGCCGTCGGTACGGTGCTGGAAGTCGACATCCGCGGAAAACGGGCATTGGCGACCGTCGTCCCCTTGCCGTTTTACAAGCGTTCCTAA
- a CDS encoding fatty acid desaturase family protein, with product MSTTTEFTADESKALRDKNSIVHLICLPAAAAGIWCLAIRWPADNWLVYSFWTVFTAYFLFCWTSCFHETAHQTLCQSRTVSIWLGRFLGTAMFTPYTIYRESHIRHHAYLNKPTDWELWPYSDPNASLAFRRCFVWVDLIAGMFTSPAIYCRLFFHKDSPLKNPKMRRTIRYEFAGIVLVWGTIIALLTYYSAWPAFFRVWGIPHFIAGIFQSSRKLTEHLGMSSYDPMLGTRTVLGSTWVTKFCTFANFDIFIHGPHHRHPRLAHNALGDQMEKYIDENPDVKFPRYNTYLSATWDMLPAMVKSPGVGMNVGAAPPQIAKNEGVNDFVADVTTDVLADEDAEVTSV from the coding sequence GTGTCTACAACGACTGAGTTTACCGCCGATGAATCCAAAGCACTGAGGGACAAAAACTCCATTGTCCATTTGATTTGTCTTCCCGCCGCCGCTGCCGGCATTTGGTGCTTGGCAATTCGGTGGCCAGCCGACAATTGGCTCGTCTATTCATTTTGGACTGTGTTTACTGCCTATTTCTTGTTCTGCTGGACAAGTTGCTTTCACGAAACGGCACACCAGACACTCTGCCAATCCCGCACAGTGAGTATCTGGCTGGGGCGTTTCTTAGGCACAGCGATGTTCACGCCTTACACCATTTATCGCGAAAGTCACATTCGACACCACGCCTATCTGAACAAACCGACCGATTGGGAATTGTGGCCCTATTCTGACCCCAATGCCTCTCTGGCTTTCCGTCGCTGTTTCGTGTGGGTGGATCTCATTGCCGGTATGTTTACCAGCCCCGCAATTTACTGCCGTTTGTTTTTTCACAAAGATTCACCGCTCAAGAATCCAAAAATGAGGCGGACCATCCGCTACGAATTCGCCGGAATCGTCCTGGTTTGGGGAACGATCATCGCCCTGTTAACGTACTACAGCGCTTGGCCTGCCTTTTTCCGGGTCTGGGGAATTCCACACTTTATCGCCGGCATTTTTCAAAGCAGCCGCAAATTGACCGAACACTTGGGAATGTCCAGTTACGACCCCATGTTGGGAACACGGACTGTGCTTGGTTCCACTTGGGTCACAAAATTCTGCACGTTCGCCAACTTCGACATCTTCATTCACGGCCCCCACCATCGTCATCCGCGATTGGCGCACAATGCATTGGGAGACCAAATGGAGAAGTACATCGACGAAAATCCTGATGTCAAATTCCCACGCTACAACACTTACCTGAGCGCAACGTGGGACATGCTACCCGCGATGGTTAAGTCCCCCGGTGTCGGCATGAATGTCGGCGCTGCTCCGCCCCAAATCGCCAAAAACGAGGGGGTGAACGATTTCGTCGCCGATGTGACCACGGATGTCCTGGCCGATGAAGACGCAGAAGTGACTTCCGTCTGA
- a CDS encoding MFS transporter, whose translation MNTDTTAELHPDPPPTIYNRTFWTCYVSNVLLVTANALTFRFAEFVAFLGGDEGTAGTIVGAGMLAAVICRFGIGQAIDHYGTRLLWRASSVCLAISSLLFLAPDQLSWTIYPVRILFAVSMACMFSCSIVYVQGIVPAHRRTEVIASLGSSGFVGMIIGPLLGDLVFTTLPSGWPQFSALFGTAAALSTAYFLIVYRLTQNDRHSQPAQSIAAHRLLIQYWPGQILLIAVVLGAALTIPTVFLTRYATHLGLAGIGTFFLAYAGCAFTCRVLAARWMELIGLRRVILIGMAALGSGQLLLLLVSKEWHFLLPAAVCGVGHALLFPVVVSVGSGCFPLANRGTGTTLILGFTEVGIFIAAPVLGMIIDEFGFATMFTATGIMTLAFGAVYFLSTEPEGEVVADEQNAAAPYPTGADPIAAPAATAKTPCGEPATSVCRSA comes from the coding sequence ATGAACACCGATACGACAGCTGAATTACATCCCGACCCTCCCCCTACAATCTACAATCGAACATTCTGGACCTGTTACGTCTCCAATGTGTTGTTGGTGACCGCCAATGCGCTGACGTTCCGATTTGCCGAGTTTGTCGCATTTTTAGGAGGCGATGAAGGTACCGCTGGAACGATTGTCGGTGCCGGCATGTTGGCGGCTGTTATTTGTCGCTTCGGAATCGGGCAAGCCATCGACCATTACGGCACGCGGCTGCTTTGGCGGGCGTCCTCGGTATGCTTGGCGATCAGTAGCTTGTTGTTTTTGGCTCCGGATCAACTGAGTTGGACCATCTATCCCGTGCGAATTTTGTTCGCCGTCAGTATGGCTTGCATGTTTTCCTGCTCGATTGTTTACGTCCAAGGCATCGTGCCCGCTCACCGCCGGACGGAAGTCATTGCCAGCCTGGGAAGCAGCGGGTTCGTGGGCATGATTATTGGCCCCTTGCTGGGAGACCTGGTCTTCACCACCCTGCCCTCCGGTTGGCCGCAGTTCTCCGCTTTGTTTGGGACAGCCGCCGCATTGTCAACTGCGTATTTCTTGATTGTCTACCGCCTCACTCAAAATGATCGCCATAGCCAACCCGCGCAAAGCATCGCTGCACACCGGTTGTTGATTCAATACTGGCCCGGTCAAATCCTACTGATTGCTGTGGTGCTGGGAGCAGCGTTGACGATTCCCACGGTGTTTCTCACACGCTACGCCACGCATTTGGGATTGGCAGGCATCGGCACGTTTTTCTTAGCCTACGCCGGATGCGCATTCACCTGCCGTGTCTTGGCCGCTCGCTGGATGGAACTGATCGGGTTGCGACGCGTGATCTTGATCGGCATGGCCGCTTTGGGCAGCGGACAGTTGCTGTTGTTGCTCGTCAGTAAAGAATGGCATTTTTTGTTGCCAGCCGCCGTTTGCGGTGTGGGACACGCCCTGTTGTTTCCAGTGGTCGTCTCCGTCGGTTCGGGTTGTTTCCCGCTCGCCAATCGCGGCACCGGGACGACGTTGATTTTAGGATTCACCGAAGTGGGCATCTTCATCGCTGCCCCCGTGTTGGGAATGATCATCGACGAGTTTGGCTTCGCGACAATGTTCACAGCAACCGGTATCATGACCTTGGCATTTGGCGCGGTTTACTTCTTGTCGACCGAGCCAGAGGGCGAAGTCGTTGCCGACGAACAGAACGCAGCCGCCCCTTATCCAACCGGAGCCGATCCAATTGCCGCGCCGGCTGCAACTGCAAAAACCCCCTGTGGAGAACCGGCCACCTCAGTTTGCCGGTCCGCTTAA